Proteins from a genomic interval of Bos mutus isolate GX-2022 chromosome 26, NWIPB_WYAK_1.1, whole genome shotgun sequence:
- the PDCD4 gene encoding programmed cell death protein 4 codes for MDVENEQILNVNPTDPDNLSDSLFSGDEENAGTEEIKNEINGNWISASSINEARINARAKRRLRKNSSRDSGRGDSVSDNGSEGLRCGVSAPTSPKGRLLDRRSRSGKGRGLPKKGGAGGKGVWGTPGQVYDVEEVDVRDPNYDDDQENCVYETVVLPLDEMAFEKTLTPIIQEYFEHGDTNEVAEMLRDLNLGEMKSGVPVLAVSLALEGKASHREMTSKLLSDLCGTVMSTNDVEKSFDKLLKDLPELALDTPRAPQLVGQFIARAVGDGILCNTYIDSYKGTVDCVQARAALDKATVLLSMSKGGKRKDSVWGSGGGQQSVNHLVKEIDMLLKEYLLSGDMSEAEHCLKELEVPHFHHELVYEAIVMVLESTGESTFKMILDLLKSLWKSSTITLDQMKRGYERIYNEIPDINLDVPHSYSVLERFVEDCFQAGIISKQLRDLCPSRGRKRFVSEGDGGRLKPESY; via the exons ATGGATGTAGAAAATGAGCAGATACTGAATGTAAACCCTACAG acccAGATAATTTAAGTGACTCTCTCTTTTCTGGTGATGAAGAAAATGCTGGGACTGAGGAAATAAAGAATGAGATAAATGGAAATTGGATTTCGGCGTCTTCCATTAATGAAGCTAGGATTAATGCCAGGGCAAAAAGGCGGCTGCGGAAAAACTCATCCCGGGACTCCGGCAGAGGCGATTCCGTCAGTGATAATGGAAGTGAAGGCCTTAGATGTGGAGTATCTGCACCAACCAGTCCAAAGGGAAGGTTGCTGGATAGGCGATCCAGATCTGGGAAAGGACGGGGATTACCAAAGAAAG GTGGTGCTGGAGGCAAAGGTGTCTGGGGCACACCTGGACAGGTGTATGATGTGGAGGAGGTAGATGTGAGAGACCCCAACTATGACGATGACCAG GAGAACTGTGTTTATGAAACTGTAGTTTTGCCTTTGGATGAAATggcatttgaaaagactctgacaccAATTATACAGGAATATTTTGAGCATGGAGATACTAATGAAGTTGCG gaaatgctaAGAGATTTAAATCTTGGAGAAATGAAAAGTGGAGTACCAGTGTTGGCAGTGTCCTTGGCATTGGAGGGAAAAGCCAGTCACAGAGAAATGACGTCTAAGCTTCTTTCCGATCTTTGTGGGACAGTAATGAGCACAAATGATGtagaaaaatcatttgataaaTTGTTGAAAGACCTACCTGAATTAGCACTGGATACTCCTAGAGCACCACAG TTGGTGGGCCAGTTTATTGCTAGAGCTGTTGGAGATGGAATATTATGTAATACCTATATTGACAGTTACAAAGGAACTGTAGATTGTGTACAGGCTAg agCTGCTCTGGACAAGGCTACTGTGCTTTTGAGTATGTCTAAAGGTGGAAAGCGTAAAGACAGTGTTTGGGGCTCTGGAGGTGGGCAGCAGTCTGTTAATCACCTTGTTAAAGAG ATTGATATGCTGCTGAAAGAGTATTTACTCTCTGGAGACATGTCTGAAGCTGAACATTGCCTTAAGGAACTGGAAGTACCTCATTTTCACCACGAGCTTGTATATGAA GCCATTGTAATGGTTTTAGAGTCAACTGGAGAAAGTACATTTAAGATGATTTTGGATTTATTAAAATCTCTTTGGAAATCTTCCACCATTACTCTAGACCAAATGAAAAGA GGTTATGAGAGAATTTACAATGAAATTCCGGACATTAATCTGGATGTCCCACATTCATACTCTGTGCTTGAGCGATTTGTGGAAGATTGTTTTCAGGCTGGAATAATTTCCAAACAACTCAGAGATCTTTGTCCTTCAAG gggtAGAAAACGTTTTGTAAGTGAAGGAGATGGAGGTCGTCTTAAACCAGAGAGCTACTGA
- the BBIP1 gene encoding BBSome-interacting protein 1 — MAETKSMFREVLPKQGQLYVEDITTMVLCKPKLLPLKSLTLEKLEKMQQAAQDTIHQQEMTEKEQKITH; from the exons ATGGCAGAAACGAAGTCGATGTTCCGGGAAGTTCTTCCAAAACAAG gGCAGTTGTATGTAGAAGATATAACCACAATGGTGCTATGTAAACCCAAACTTTTACCATTAAAATCTCTGACTCtggaaaaactggagaaaatgcAGCAAGCAGCACAGGATACAATTCACCAACAGGAAATgacagaaaaggaacagaaaataacTCACTGA